TCATTTCTTCGGTGGCTACGAGAACGCGCTTTCCGCAGCGATCAAATCCGTAATCGGCTAGCTCACACCGCAAAACCTCGAAGGGGAGGTGATCCAGTGTCCCAGGCGCTAATCGATACCGTCTTACCGAGGCTTACCGATCGCATCCACCAGGTGATGACGCAGCAGGGCGTGCCGGGAGTTTCTGTGGGCATCGTGCGCGACCAGGAACTCCTGTGGTCGGGAGGGTTCGGCTATGCCGACCTCGCGTCGAGCCGCGCGATGGATGCGGACACGATTTTCGGTATCGCCTCGATCACCAAGACCTTCACCGCGACCGCGATCATGCAGCTCCGCGACAAGGACAAGCTCGCGCTCGACGAGCAGGTCACGAAGTACATCCCCGAAGCCAAAAAGGTCCGATGCCGCCACGGCTCGATCCGAGACCTCACGCTGCGGCGCCTGATGACGCATCGCACGGGACTTGTTGGCGAGACGCCCACCGGGCACTGGTCGAACATGACGTTCCCGTCGCGCGCGGAAATTATCGCGATGCTGCCGAAGATCGAAGTCGTGTTCGAGACTGACGCGACGTTCAAATACAACAACCTCGCGTTCGTGCTGCTGGGCGAGGTGATCGCGCGCGTCTCGCGCCGTTCCTATCGCGACTACATCCGGCGGCAGATCCTCGAGCCGCTGGGAATGGAATCGAGCGGCTTCGACGTGAGCAATCCGCGCAATGCGACGGGATACATGCCCGAGCGCTATCAGGATGCACCCGCAATCGCGCCCGACCCGCCGACCAACGGATACATCGCGGCGGCGGGTCTGCGCTCGTGCGTGACGGACCTCGCGAAATGGATTTCGCTACAGCTCCGTGGGGGTGCGGATGGCGGCGCTCCGCAGGTGCTCAGCGCAAAGTCGCTGAGTGAGATGCATCGGATATCTTTCGTCGAGCCGGGATGGCTCGCCGGCTACGGCCTATGCTGGATGGCGTCGCGATTCGGCGAGAATATCTACATGCATCATGGCGGCTCGGTGCCGGGTTTTCTCTCGATGGTCGCGTTCAACAAGCCGCACAAGCTCGGCGTCATCGTGCTGACGAACAAGCAGGGCAACGTCGCTTCGGGAACGATCGCGTTCGAAGCGCTCGAGATGCTGGTCGGCGAAGTGAAGAAGGAAATTTCCGCGCCGGCGTCGACGCCAGCGCCGGAGAATCTGAAACCGCTTCTCGGCAGATACACAGGATTGCCGGCATTCGGCGCACTCTTCCACATCGAATGGCGCCGCGGCGGTTTGCATCTGGTGATTCCGCCGGATCCCTATCTCGTGCCGCTTCCGCCCGTCGCGATGATCGCCACGGACAAACCCAACGTCTTTATCGTGCGAGAAGGAAGGTTCGCGGGCGAACCGCTAATCTTCGAGTTCGATGCCGATGGCAATGTCGCCGGCTTCCAACTGACAGCGCTCGGCGGCCACCTGCAAAAGACCGATTGATCTCGATTTGCGTTCGGAGAAATTTCACATGCAAGAACAATCGATCGCTCTGAGACATCAGACCGATACCGTGACGATGAGCGTGGCTGACATCTATGCCAACGCCAAGGCTCTCAGCGGTTACCTGCGCGAGAAGGCGGCCGCAATCGACGAAGCTCGCAAGCTGCCCAAGGAGGTTGCCGAGCGTTTGCGTGATGCCGGCATGTTCCGCCTGATGATGCCGAAAGAGTGGGGTGGTCCGGAAATGTGCCCTGCGGAGCAGGTCGAGATCATCGAGGAAATCGCGAAAGCCAACGCGTCGGCAGCATGGTGCGTGATGATCGGATGCGATTCGGGATTCTTCGCCGGTTTTCTCGAAGACCAGCACGCCAGAGAGGTTTACCCGCGCCTCGACATGGCGACCGCCGGCAGCGCCTGGCCGACGGGGCGCGCCGAGCGCGTACCGAATGGCTATCGCGTGACGGGAGAATGGTCGTTTGGTTCGGGTATCACGCATGCTGAGGTCGTGGAGCTCAATTGCGTTCTGTATGAAAACGGCGCGCCGATACTAAGGGGACGCGGCACGCCGCTTACGTCCGCATTTCTGACGCCAGTATCCAATGTCGAGGTTATCGACAACTGGCACACCACGGGCCTGCAAGGGACTGGCAGCAATGACTATCGCGTGAACGATCTGTTCGTCGCCGAGAGGTTTCTATGCGACATGCGAGTAGCGCGTCGCCCGGGTGTTCTCTGGCGCAGCGTCAGGAATTTCCTGCCCAAGGTCGCGGGCGTTCCACTCGGCGCCGCCCGCGCAGCGATTGACTACGCGACTGAGACGTTGGCAGGACGGGTCGAGAAACCATCGGGCCGTCCTTACCGAAACAACAGCCGCGTTCAGAGCGTCATTGCCGAAGCGGAAATGAAATTAAGCGCCGCTCGTTCCTACGTTTTCCTTGCGATGGAAAAGGAATGGAAACGACTCGAGAAACACGAAGAGCCGACGGTCGCCGAGCGTGCAGACTCGTGGCTCTCGCGCGTCAATGCAGGACAATCCGCGCGTGACGTAATCAGGATGGTTTACGACCTGCTCGGCTCGACGGCGATTTATTCCGAGCGCTCCCCCATGGATCGGGCGTTACGTGACGCGGACACTTTCTGTCAACACATCGTCCTGCAACGGAAGACCCTGGAAACAGTCGGTGGGCTGCTCCTCAAAGCAGACCGCCCGTCGTTTCCATTCATCTAGCCGCTGTTCAGTGCGAAGCCGTTGGTGCGGGATGCGTTGCTTGCCAGATCGCGTAGAAGGGGTCTTCCTCGTGGGCTTTGGCGAGCGAGATTATTTGCGCGATCGTCGCTCTCAGATCGTTGTTGTTCTGCTGGTTCAGCTTCGCGAAGTTTTTCAGGTCGTGGAAATATAACAGGTAGTTAACCAGCACGGCGTTGTTGAGCGGCTCCTTGTCGAGGTCGAAGCGCTCGAGCCCCGATAGCGACGGTTCGAGCTTTGCGTAGTTGGCCTGAATCTGCGCGAACGCCACCTGGCGCTGCTTCAGGATGTCGTCGATGGGAATATTCAGCATGTAGATGCGCAGGAGCGCGGCCTCGGACTGTTCGAGAAAATCCGCGAACATCATGTCGCTTTCCAGGACGTCGCGCGCCGACTTCGCATCCTCCGACGCCGCGCCTTCGGTCTTGGTGAAGAACGCGATCGCGCCCGCGTTGCCGACATAGGTCGCGGCCGATTCATCGAACATCGCATCGCTCGCGAGATAGTAGGTGCGATGGAACAGCTCGTGGATAATCACGCCCGCCAGTTCGACGCGATCGACCTTGAGCATGTTCGACAGCACCGGATCGTCGAAAAATCCCAGACTCGAAAACGCCACCGCCGGCCGCACCATCGTGTCGAGGCCCTGGTCCTCCAGGTAGCGTGCCTCGTCGACCGCGTGCGATTCCTCGAAGTAGCCGCGATAGGGCACGCTGCCGACGATCGGAAACCACCATGTGTAAGGTGCCAGCGAATTGCGCGGCGCTGCCATCACCACGTGGATGATTGCGCTCTCGTGCACCGGCGCGATCGTTTCGTAAGCGCCGCCGACGTTGAGGCCCAGATCGTCGGCTGCGAATTTGCGCACGGCGAGAATGGTTTCGAGCTTGTCGCGCGTTTCCTTGGAGAGGTCGGTACTCGCGAGCTCGGTGCTTATCGGTTTACGATTCCACAGGATCCTGCCGCCTTCGTACGCGGCCCGCATGAGATATCCGGCGTAGCACCCGCTCAGGACCAGGATCGCCGTGGCCGCGAACACGCCGCGAATGAAAACCAACAGCCTAAGCCGCACAGCAGGATGCTTTCGCGCTAGTCAGCCGCCTGGCGAGCGGCGCTTTCGATCGCGGCGGCATATTGGAGTTGGAACAGTCGGAAATAAATACCGCGCTGGCTGAGCAGCTCGGTGTGCGTCCCGCTCTCGCGCAACACGCCACTGCTCAACACGAGGATGCGATCGGCGCGCTCAATTGTGGACAAACGATGCGCGATCACGACCGCGGTGCGATCGGCCAACAGTTCATCGAGCGCGATCTGGATCAGACGCTCGGTTTCGCTGTCAACGCTCGATGTCGCTTCGTCCATCACGAGGATACGAGGATCGTACGCGAGCGCACGCGCGAAGGACAATAACTGACGTTGACCGGCGGAAAGATTGGCGCCGCGTTCGCGAATTATTTCGTGCAGCTTGTCCGGCAACCGCTCGACGAAGCGCATCGCCTGAGCGCGCTGGAGTGCGAGCGTGATTTGATCCTCGGTCAGCTCGGTTCGCGAGAGGCGCACGTTTTCGAGCAGGTCGCCGGCGAAGAGGAACACGTCCTGCTGCACGTAACCGATCGTGCGGCGCAGCGCGGTGAGATCCCACTCGCGCACATCGACCCCATCGACGAGGATGCGGCCCGCGGTCACATCGTATTGGCGATTCAGGAGCTTGATTATCGTCGTCTTGCCCGAGCCGGTCGGTCCGACGATCGCGATCTTCTGTCCCGGCTCGACCGTAAAGCTGAGATCGCGCAGCACCGGCTCGCCCTTGCGATACTCGAATACGACATGATCGAAAACGATCCCGCCGCGCGTCGTCGCGGGCAGCTTCGGCTGGGCGGGAGTCGTGATCGCATCGGGCTCGCGCATCACGGCGTGGATCTTTTCCGCCGACGCGAGCGCCGACTGCAGCGCCGTATATTTGCCCGACATCTCGCGCAGCGGCATGAAGAACATCTGCGCGTACTGGATGAAGGCGACCAGCGTGCCGAACGTGATCGCGTGATGAATCACGCTGCCGCCGCCGGTCCATAGAATCATCGCGACGGTCACCGAGCTTATCGCGTCAACGCACGAGAACTGCGCCGCGTCGTAGATATTCGCCATCATCTGCGCGTCGCGGCTCTTGCGGTTGAGCGCGTCGAACTCGCGGCGCGATTCTTTCTCGCGCGTGAAGAGCTGAATCACGACCATCCCGCTGATCGCCTCGGACAAATACGAGTTCAGCGCCGCGAGGCGATCGCGGATTTCGCCGAACACGATTCGCGATCTCACGCGCACGAAATTGAGCAGCACCGCGAGCGGCGGAATCGCGCAGAACGACCACAAGGCCAGGTGCGGGCTGAGGCTCATCATGATCGCGATGATTCCGGCGAGCGTCAGACAATCGACGAATATCGTCAGCGAGCCCTGCGCGAACATGTCGTTGATGCCGTCGATGTCAGTCGTCATACGGCTCACGAGGCGGCCGACCGGAGTGCGATCGAAGAACGACATCGGCAGCCGCTCGACGTGTCGGAACAGCGCCAGCCGCAGGTCGGAGAGGCTATACTGCGCGACCATCATCGTCAGATACGACTGGCCGTAGTTGCTCGTGAACTCGCCGATAACTAGCGTCAGATACATCAGCCCCATGATGACGAGGCTCGGGCCGCCGGCGATCGCGAACACGTCGGTCAGCCAACGGGGACTGTGCGCGTGATTGTCGGCCAGGAAGATGTCGATCGTGAGCTTGACGATGTACGGCTGAGCCAATCCGAACAGCGAGTTCAGCGGCATCAGCGCAGTCGCGATAAAAAACAGCTTCTGGTACGGACGCACGAACGTCCACACCCACTTGAGCAGGTCGCGATCCAATACGCGCGCGAGCGGTTGTTCTTCGGCGATCTGCATCGCTAGTACTGCTCGAGCTCCTCTTCCATCAACTGGCGGCGGAACAGCTCGGCATAGATGCCGTGCTGCATCATCAGTTCTTCATGTGTCCCGCGCTCGGCGATGGTGCCGTCGTCGAGCACGATAATCTGATCGGCGTCGCGAACGGTCGACGCGCGATGCGCGACGACGATCGTGGTGCGGCCGCGCACGCTTTCCTCGAGGCTGTGCAGCACCGATTTCTCGGTTTCGGTATCGACACTCGAGAGCGCATCGTCGAGCACCACGACGCCGGGATTATAGGTGAGTAGCCGCGCGATCGTGACGCGCTGCTTCTGCCCGCCCGACAGCGCCATCCCGCGCTCGCCGACTATCGTCTCGAAGCCGTTGGCCAGCGCCTCGATATCGGGCTCGAGGCCCGCGATACGCGCGGCGCCTGCCACCTCAGCCATGTCGGCGTTGGTTTTGCCGAACGAGATGTTGCGGGCGAGCGTGTCGGAGAAGAGCGTCGGCTCCTGCGGCACCATCCCAACTGCGTGGCGCAGCGCGGAGAGCGGCACCTGGCGCACATCGGCGCCGTCGAGCAGCACGCGGCCCGCGGTCGGGTCGAGCAGATGCACCAGCAGCTTGACCATCGTCGATTTGCCCGAGCCGGTGCGGCCGACGATCGCGAGCTTTTCGCCGGGCGAGACTTTCACGTTGATATCGCGCAGCGCATATTGCGTCTTGCCGTTGGTCGGCATGCCGTCGCGCGCGAAGTAGCTGAACGACACGTTGTCCCATTCGATCGCGCCGCGCACGCGCAACTCCGTGACGCCGTTGGCGATCGCGGCGTGCGGCTTCACGTCGAAAAGATCGGCGAGCCGCTTCATCGAAGCTTTGCCGCGCTGGTAGAGCGAGATCATCCAGCCGAGCGAGGTCGTGGGCCATGCCAACTGTCCGAGGTAGCTCATGAATGCGACCAGGTCGCCGATCGACATGTGATGCAGCATCACCATGCGACCGCCGTAGATCAGCACGATCATCGTGGCGCTGGCCGACGCCGAGCGGATCATCGGCATCATGCCGCCGCGCACGCGCGCGAGCGCGAGGCCCTGTTCATTATAGTCGTCGTTGATCGCGCGGAATTGCGCGCGCTCATGCTCCTCGAGCGTGTACGCCTTGACGACGTGGATTCCGGCTAGGCTCTCCTGGACCTTGGCGCCGATGGTGCCGAGTCCTTCCTGGACCTTGAGGCTTCTGGCCATGAGGCTGCGCGTCAGCCAGCGGATTCCGATGAGCAGCACGACGTACGGCATCAACGCGAACATCGTGAGATGCGAGTTGAGATGAACCATGAACACGATCGCGTAGCCGTAGTAGAGAGGAGTGTTGGCGAAGGTCAGCACGCCCATCCCGACCAGCATCCGCACCGCGGTGAGGTCGTTGATCATGCGCGACATCAGGTCGCCGGTCTTCATCCGCTCGTAGAAGTCGGTACCGAGCCTGGTCAGATGCTCGAAGAGATCGTTGCGCAGGTCATACTCGATATCGCGGCCGATGTTGAAGATTGTGAAGCGCGAGAACCATCGCACGATGCCGAGGCCGATTGCCGCGAGCATCATCAGCTTGGCGTAGTGCGAGACGATTTCAATATGGCCCGCCTGGGTTGCGTTGATCGCATCGCGGATGAACAGCGGGATGATCATCGCGAGCGTAGCGGTCGCGAAAGTACAGAGAATCCCGAACGAATACCGCAGCCAGTAGCGGCCCATGTATAAGAACAGGCGTTTCATGCCAACCAGCCCAAATTATCAGTTACGCTACGCGATTAAAGAGATCGCGCCTTTTTTCTGGGCAGCCGGCGCCGATCAGAGCGATTTGCGGGCATTCAGCCGCCGCTCGTAAAGCTTGGCGTACTTGAGGAATACATAGAAAGCAGAGGTCGCCGCGCCATATAAGCCGTGTGCGCCGTGCAGAAATCCGCCGCGCACGAAGTAGTAATTGATGAAGCGCCAGGCGGGATTCGCGAACATCCGGAACGTGGTCAGACCGTCGGCATCGAGCTCCTCTGCGGAGGTCGTGCTGAGGCGGTTGATCGTCGCGACGTGGTCGGCGATGTCGCTATAGCTGAAGTGCAGAATCGGATGCTCGAGCTTGCCGAGGCTGCCGTTCACGATCACTTTGTCGTGGGGATCGCGGCCGCCGATTTGCGAGCGCTCACGGCGAAAAAGCCGCACCGGAGTATCTGGCATCGATCCAGGCGGCGAATACTGCCCAAGGTGATAGAGGATGCGCGGGATGCGATAGCCGTCGGCGGCGTCGGGCAACGAAACCGCGCGCAGGATTTCGTTGCCAAGGTCGTGCGTCGCCTGCTCGTCGGCATCGAGGATAAGCACCCAGTCTCCAGTCGCGTGCTCGACGCCGAAGGTTCGCTGCGCCATGAATCCTGGCCATTCGCGCTGATGGACAATCGCGCCGGTTTCACGAGCGATCTCAACCGTGCGATCAGTCGAGAACGAATCGACGATAATCCGTTCGTCGCAGAACCATGCACTCTTGAGGCATTGCTCGATCATGGCCTCTTCGTTGTGGGTCAGCGTGACCAGCGAGATCTTCGGCCGCTCGCTCATCGTCAATTCGTCGAATGCTGAAGCTGTTCGATCACTTTCGATGCGATCGTTTTGAAGGTTCCGCTCACCGGATGCGCCGGATTCGTCGCGACGATCGGGCGCGCCTCGTCGCCGCCTTCGCGCAGCTCGCGCACGATAGGCAATTCGCCGAGGAAGGGCACGCCCAACTCCTCAGCGTATCGAGCGCCGCCGCCATGCGCGAATATCTCGTGGCGATGACTGCACTTGCGGCACACGTAGTAGCTCATGTTCTCGACCACGCCGAGGACGGGGACGCTGACTTCCTGGAACATCGCAACGCCGCGCTTGACGTCGAGCAGCGCGATTTCCTGCGGCGTGGTCACGATCACGCCGCCGTCGAGCGCGACCCGTTGCGTGATCGTAAGCTGCGCATCGCCAGTGCCGGGTGGCAGGTCGAGCACGAGGCAATCGAGCTCGCCCCATTCCACGTTGAACAGGAATTCGGTCTCGAGCTTCGTGACCATTGGGCCGCGCCAGATGACGGGCGTTTCATCGTTGATGAACAGCGCCATCGAGACGTAGCGGATACCGTAGCGTTCGAGCGGGATGATGCGCCGATCGTCGGTGAGCTTCGGCGCCTCGAGCACTCCAACCATCATCGCGACACTGGGGCCGTAAACGTCGGCGTCCATCAGACCGACGCGCCATCCAAGAGCGCTCAATGCGAGCGACAGATTCACCGCGACTGTAGATTTGCCGACGCCACCCTTGCCGCTCGCGACGGCGACGATGTGCTTCACGCCGGGAATCGGCTTGCGCGAGGGCATTGCAGCTGCACGCTGCTGCGGCGCTGGCGCCTGCTCGATCTGAACGTTGACGGCAGGCACGCCCGGCATTGCCCCGACAGTTTGCTTAACCTCGGTAACAATCTGCTCGACGATTTCGGGTTTGGCCGTAGTCGCGGCGAGCGCGACGGTCACGCCGGCAAATGCGACTTCGATATCCTTGATCAGGCCGAACGACACGATGTCGCGGCTGAAGCCGGGGTATTTGATTTTCTTGAGTTCGGTGAGAATTTCCTGCGGACTCGGCATCAGGTTTCCAATCGCGCGCGGTGAGAGGCGCTTTTTCGTCCCATCATGTTATCATCCCCGAAGCGCCGGAAAAATGTGATGCGCCGACGCTTCAGAGAGACTGGTGATGTCGAAATCCGGGAATCTGACAGTTCGATTTGCCGCAGCGGATGGCGAAGGTGCCGCCGGCGCCGCGACCGAACTTCAGTCAGGCCTTCGCGCGATGCTAGGGGTTCGAGTTGATGCCGTGCGCGACTCGTCAATCGTATCGCATTCGATGCGAATCGAGCTGGGCGGTGACTCCTCAAATTCAGCAGCGGCCCAAAAGCTCGATGGCGATAGTTTTGCCGTTTCACGCAATGCTCAAAACGCTATAGCGATCCACGCGGGGAGCGAGCGCGGACTCATTCACGCCGCAGCGAGCGTCCTCGAACATCTCGGCGCGCAATTCCCGGTGGGCGCGCCACCCATCTTTCCGCACATCGAAGCTCGGAGAATAGCTGCGATCGAGAGCTTTGCCGTGACGCCAGCATTCAAACGGCGGGCGTTCGTATCCGACATCATGACGTGGAACTACCTCTTCCCCGAGCGCCTCGCGCTGCATCTCGAGCACGATCGCGAGTTCATTCCGTGGATGGCGCGGCGCGGCATCAATGCGTTCTCCTACATCCGGCACGCGCACGACACGCGGCTTAAAATCGATGAGCTGTCGCCGCTGCTTGCCTCGCGTGGAATCGATGCCGAGTACGGCGGTCATGTCCTCCAAACCCTGCTGCCGCGCGAGCAGTTCGGCTCGCACCCCGAATACTTTCCCGCTACCGACGACGGCGAGCGGATGGCGGCCGGCAACCTTTGCGTGTCGAATCCCGCGGCGATGAAGCTCGTGCGCGAGGGCGCGCTCAAGTACGTGCGCGATTGTCCGGAAAACACTCTCCTGCATATTTGGGGCGCCGATGTGAAACGGGGCGCGTGGTGCCGATGCGGCGCGTGCCGTGAGCTTTCGCCGCAGCTTCAGTATATGGCGGTCGTGAACGCAATTGCTGAGGCGCTCAGCGCAGACGCGTCCGCGCCGCCGGTTGCGTATCTCGCTTATCACGACACAATCGAGCCGCATCCGGCGCTCAAGCCGCGTGACAATGTGTGGTTCGAATGGGCGCCGCGCGAGCGATGCTACGTGCACGCGATCGACGACGCATCGTGCGAGATCAATCCGCGCTATCTCGATACTCTGAAACGTTATATCGATCTGTTCGACGGCCGCGGCCACGTGTTCGAGTACTACGCCGACTCGATCCTGTTCAGCGGGCTCGGTTTCGCGATGCCGCAGGTGATCGCCGCCGATCTGAGGTGTTATCGCGCGCTCGGGATCGAGAGCATTTCGTGTCTGACCTTCGGCGCCTACAGCGCGCTCGCTTATCCCGTCAATCTCGAAGCATTCGTGCGCGGCTCGCGGGATGTTGATTTCGATCCCGAGACGGTCGTGAAGGATACTGCGAACGGCCGCCACCCGCTATGCGGTGCTGCGATGACCGGGGCGTATCGAACAGTCGCGGCTGCTTCGAAGCTGGTTCTCGATTACGGCGACGTTGTGCCGGTGATGAAGATCGAGCCCGCGCGCCGCGATCGGAAGCGCACCGATTTGGCGCAGGCTTCTTCGATCTTCGTACGCGCGGTCGCTGCGGCCGAATCGATCACGAACGCGGTGCGCAGCCCGCTAACCAACAGTGAGCGCGAGCTGTGGCGCTTCAGCTCCGCGATCCTTGGCGGACTCTCCGACTATCTCGATGCGTTGCAATCGCGCGACGTGCCGCGCGGCGAAGACGCGATCAAAAAGCTCGACGGCGCGATCGAGCATATCCGGCGCATCGATCCGCCGATCAAAGGAACCTGGGGCCCGTATGACCTTGAATGGATGCGCGAGCTTTGGTTAGGAGGTTTGCGCAGAGCGCTCGGAGCGGGGCAGCAGCCCGCGGAGGACATATTCTGATGGACAACGATACCGGCTACGCAATCGCGCCGGAGCTCGATGCGGCGCGCCAGCAGGTCCGCCGCATCATCCGCGACGAGATCATTCCGATCGAAGCCAAGGTCGATCCCGATGCGGCCGAGATTCCCGAGGACGATTACTGGCGCCTGGCGAAGAAAACCCAGGTCGCCGGCATGTGGTGCATGGGCGCGCCGCGCGAAGTCGGTGGCCAGGTGCTCGGCACCTTCGACATGTGCGTGCTGACCGAGGAAATGGCGCAGCATCGCATGGGCCTCTACAACCCGGGGTGCGGCGTGTTCGGGCGCACTCCACCGCCCGTCATCTACGCCGGCACGCCCGAGCAGATTCAGCATTACGCGGCCGGCACGATCAAGAACGCGTGGTTCACCTTTTTTGCGATCACCGAGCCGAGCGGCGGCTCCGATCCTGCCAACGCCATCCAGTGCCGCGCCGTGCGCCAGGGCGACAGCTACGTTCTCAACGGGACGAAGATTTTCATCTCGCACGCGCATGAGGCGGAGTGGGGCGTGGTATTCGCGCGCACCGATCCCAAGGCGGGCCGCAAAGGTGTGACCTGCTTCATCATCAAGAAGGGGCAGAAGGGATTCAGGGCGCGGCCGATTCGCACGCTGCGCACCTCGGCATTGCCCAACGAGGTTCAGCTCGAAGATTGCGTGGTGCCGGTTGAGCAGCGCCTCGGACCGGAGAATGGGGGCCTCGACCTGTGCCTCGATCTGCTGACACGCCTGCGCTTTCCATACTCGGCGTGCAATATCGGTGTCGGCGTTGCCGCGCTCAAGATGGCGATCGACTACTCGAAGCAGCGCCGCACGTTCGGCGAGCTGCTCTCGAAACGGCAGGCGATCCAGTGGATGCTCGCGGACTCGGAAGTCGAACTGCGCGCCGCGCGGTGGCTGACTTGGGAGGGCGCATGGAAGGCCGATCGCAAGGAAGACTTTCGCACTGAGGCGTCGATCGCAAAGCTCTATTCGAGCGAGGTGCTCGGCCGCGTCATCGATCGCGCCGTGCAGATCCACGGCGGCTACGGTGTGAGCAAAGAGTTTCCGCTCGAGCGATGGTACCGCGAGGCGCGCATCCGCCGGATCGGCGAAGGCCCAAGCGAAGTGCATCGCATGGTGATCGCCCGATCGCTCTTGAGATAAGCTGGCGCGGTTCTTAGAAGGAAGGAGTCATTTGCGATGTCGTTGCCGCTTGAGGGAATCCGCGTGATCGATTTCGGGCAGGTGTATGCCGCGCCCTACTGCACGCTGCAGCTTGCCTACATGGGCGCCGAGATCATCAAGATCGAGCCGCCCGTTATCGGTGATGTGCTGCGGCGGCCCGACCTGCCCGGCGGCGCGAACTACTCCTTCCTGATGCTCAATGCTAACAAGAAGTCAGTCACGCTTAACTTAAAGCACGAGCGGGCGCGAGAGATCGTTTTCAAGCTGCTCGAAGATGCCGACGTGCTGATCGAGAACTATCTCGAGGGCGTGATGGAATCGTTCGGGCTCTCGTACGAGCAGCTCGAGCCGCGTTTTCCACGCCTCATCTATGCCTCCGGCAAGGGCTACGGTTCCACCAGCAGGTGGGCAAAGCTGGGCTCGATGGACAATACGATCCAGGCCTCGTCGGGATTCATCAGTATCACGGGATTTCCCGATCGCGGGGTTAAGACCTCCGCGACATTTATCGACATGGGCACCGGCAGCCACCTGACGAGCGGCATCCTCGCTGCGCTGATTCATCGCGGCAAAACGGGACGCGGCCAGAAGGTCGAAGTGGCGATGCTGGAAGTGGCGGTGCCCGCGCTCACGAGCGCGCTCGCGCCGGCGCTGCAGGGGATGAAGTTCAAGCGGCTCGGCAATCGGCATTGGGGCGCGTGTCCGACCAACATCTATCCCGCACAGGACGGCGAGATCCTCATCTTCTGCCTGACCGAAGCGCACTGGCGAACCATCGCGAAGATGATTGGGCGCGAGGATTTCATCGCCGATCCGCGATGCGCCAACCACGGCACGCGGCTCAGGATCGCCGACGAGCTCGACGAGGCGGTATCGATCTGGACGAGTCAGCATCGCCGCGACGACATGATCGCGATGCTGATCGAGGCGGGCGTGCCCTGCGCTCCCGTGCGCCAGTTGGAGGAAGTGGCGGCCGATCCGGAATTGCTCGAGCGCCGCACGCTGGTCGAGTCGGAGTATCCAACGCGCGGCGCGATCAAGGTGGCAGGCACGCCGATCAAGCTCTCGGAAGCATCGGATGAGAGCAAGCCCGCGCTGAGACCGCCGGTCCTCGGCGAGCATACCGCGGAGGTGCTGGCGTCGATCGGAATCGACGCCGCCGAGCTGGAACACCTCCGCGATGACGGCGTGATTTGAGGATGACTTTCTGTCATACGATCGACAGTTCTTTGTCCCCTTTTGGCCAATGGCTGCCGTCGACTCTGTCATCCTGAACGAAGTGAAGGATCTCGGAGGTCCCGCGGAGTCGGGACCGGTTCCGGAAAGCGGGCGCGTGAGCGCCCTTGATCAGGAAATAAGGAAAGCGCTACGCGCGCTTGCCGGTACCGGCCCCTTCGGAGGCCTGCGAGATCCTTCGATTCCGGCAGCCGCTCAAGCGAAATCTCCTTGCGTCATGGTGAGCGGTGTGGGCGAAGCGAACGCAGTCGAATCCATCGCG
This genomic stretch from Candidatus Binataceae bacterium harbors:
- a CDS encoding acyl-CoA dehydrogenase family protein, which produces MDNDTGYAIAPELDAARQQVRRIIRDEIIPIEAKVDPDAAEIPEDDYWRLAKKTQVAGMWCMGAPREVGGQVLGTFDMCVLTEEMAQHRMGLYNPGCGVFGRTPPPVIYAGTPEQIQHYAAGTIKNAWFTFFAITEPSGGSDPANAIQCRAVRQGDSYVLNGTKIFISHAHEAEWGVVFARTDPKAGRKGVTCFIIKKGQKGFRARPIRTLRTSALPNEVQLEDCVVPVEQRLGPENGGLDLCLDLLTRLRFPYSACNIGVGVAALKMAIDYSKQRRTFGELLSKRQAIQWMLADSEVELRAARWLTWEGAWKADRKEDFRTEASIAKLYSSEVLGRVIDRAVQIHGGYGVSKEFPLERWYREARIRRIGEGPSEVHRMVIARSLLR
- a CDS encoding CoA transferase — its product is MSLPLEGIRVIDFGQVYAAPYCTLQLAYMGAEIIKIEPPVIGDVLRRPDLPGGANYSFLMLNANKKSVTLNLKHERAREIVFKLLEDADVLIENYLEGVMESFGLSYEQLEPRFPRLIYASGKGYGSTSRWAKLGSMDNTIQASSGFISITGFPDRGVKTSATFIDMGTGSHLTSGILAALIHRGKTGRGQKVEVAMLEVAVPALTSALAPALQGMKFKRLGNRHWGACPTNIYPAQDGEILIFCLTEAHWRTIAKMIGREDFIADPRCANHGTRLRIADELDEAVSIWTSQHRRDDMIAMLIEAGVPCAPVRQLEEVAADPELLERRTLVESEYPTRGAIKVAGTPIKLSEASDESKPALRPPVLGEHTAEVLASIGIDAAELEHLRDDGVI